From the Lathyrus oleraceus cultivar Zhongwan6 chromosome 4, CAAS_Psat_ZW6_1.0, whole genome shotgun sequence genome, one window contains:
- the LOC127137807 gene encoding uncharacterized protein LOC127137807, which translates to MPKDHTRDSEHEDEKEKKAPVEEEVDVEMHNANEVVEDISEDVSPTIVNPGTDDPDDEEEEDHYMSNIHTESAEDENEEQDNELENEKNKYMPKTNPTSDAAKRTIAPSTGNTAAHSPEELDALKKSKPVEYMKTIISATGSSNEKIPSTSTVLGGQSTSKSGDELLLKIK; encoded by the coding sequence ATGCCAAAGGATCACACCAGGGACTCCGAGCATGAGGATGAAAAAGAGAAAAAGGCCCCTGTTGAGGAGGAAGTGGATGTGGAGATGCATAATGCTAACGAAGTTGTCGAAGACATATCTGAAGATGTCTCTCCAACAATTGTAAACCCAGGCACTGATGACccagatgacgaagaagaagaggatcATTATATGTCCAACATTCACACAGAGTCTGCTGAGGATGAAAATGAGGAACAAGATAATGAACTAGAGAATGAGAAAAACAAATACATGCCCAAGACCAACCCAACTTCTGATGCTGCCAAAAGGACCATAGCACCTTCGACCGGAAACACTGCTGCTCACTCTCCAGAAGAGCTCGACGCGCTGAAAAAGAGTAAACCAGTGGAATACATGAAGACCATTATCAGTGCAACGGGTAGCTCGAATGAGAAAATCCCTAGTACTTCAACAGTGTTAGGTGGCCAATCTACAAGCAAATCTGGTGATGAATTGCTCcttaaaatcaaataa